In Pseudobacter ginsenosidimutans, the following are encoded in one genomic region:
- a CDS encoding ABC transporter permease, translated as MKFRDTFSLAYRTVRGNKLRTGLTVAIIAFGIMALVGIRTAIAAMEQKFVESFSSMGATGFTVRYKEPRFRFGGQELKKEKKGEKKEKKSNIGKPITRQQAEAFKANFNFPAQVSLTMFGSNDAVVSVGGKKSNPTTRVYGGDENWVDQNGFSIAYGRNLNTLDIQTARNVCLIGTDVAKKFFGDDLERPIDQIIKVNNIPFRVVGTLNPKGSTLGMTWDNAIITSYNNVRRFFNSNPNASFNIQVKVSDIKLMDAATGQATATFRPIRKLTTTEDDNFAIDKSDSFAEMLIGLLSSLTGAALIIGFITLLGAAIGLTNIMLVAVTERTKEIGLAKAIGGKQANIKWQFLFESTIISLFGAFFGIILGVVVGNLFSMYLNTGFVIPWFWTITGIIICTLVGLLAGLYPAQKASRLNPIEALRYE; from the coding sequence ATGAAGTTCCGGGATACTTTTTCACTGGCATACCGTACGGTTCGCGGCAACAAATTGCGCACAGGTCTTACCGTGGCTATCATTGCTTTTGGCATCATGGCCCTGGTAGGCATCAGAACTGCCATTGCCGCCATGGAACAGAAATTTGTGGAGAGCTTCTCCAGCATGGGCGCCACAGGCTTCACGGTACGCTATAAAGAGCCCCGTTTCCGTTTTGGAGGACAGGAGTTGAAAAAAGAGAAGAAGGGCGAAAAGAAGGAAAAGAAATCGAATATCGGCAAGCCCATCACCCGTCAGCAGGCCGAAGCATTCAAAGCGAATTTCAATTTCCCTGCACAGGTCAGTCTGACCATGTTCGGCTCCAACGATGCAGTAGTATCAGTTGGCGGCAAGAAATCGAATCCTACTACCCGCGTGTACGGCGGCGATGAGAACTGGGTGGACCAAAATGGTTTCAGCATCGCATATGGCCGCAACCTCAATACCCTCGATATCCAAACCGCCCGCAATGTCTGCCTGATCGGTACCGACGTTGCCAAAAAATTCTTCGGCGATGATCTCGAGCGTCCTATCGACCAGATCATCAAAGTGAACAATATCCCATTCCGTGTGGTAGGCACGCTCAATCCCAAGGGCAGTACTCTTGGCATGACCTGGGATAATGCCATTATCACTTCTTACAACAATGTCCGCCGTTTCTTCAACTCCAATCCCAATGCGAGTTTCAACATCCAGGTAAAAGTGTCCGACATCAAACTGATGGATGCAGCTACCGGTCAGGCCACCGCTACTTTTCGTCCCATCCGTAAGCTCACCACAACAGAAGACGATAATTTCGCCATCGATAAAAGCGACAGCTTCGCTGAAATGCTGATCGGACTGCTCAGCAGTCTCACCGGTGCAGCGCTCATCATCGGTTTCATCACATTGCTGGGAGCTGCTATTGGTCTCACCAACATCATGCTCGTTGCAGTAACCGAGCGCACCAAAGAGATCGGACTGGCAAAAGCCATCGGCGGCAAGCAGGCCAATATCAAATGGCAATTCCTTTTTGAATCCACCATCATCAGTTTATTCGGCGCCTTCTTCGGTATCATCCTTGGCGTGGTGGTAGGCAATCTCTTCTCCATGTACCTCAATACCGGCTTCGTGATCCCCTGGTTCTGGACCATCACCGGTATCATCATCTGCACACTTGTCGGGTTGCTGGCGGGGTTGTATCCTGCGCAAAAAGCTTCGAGGCTGAATCCGATAGAGGCTTTGCGGTACGAATAA
- a CDS encoding NADH-quinone oxidoreductase subunit N, with product MNAIVISAIWGVVMMFSGAFSKSNATARNLSVIGILLLFAVNLLELYGTRLFDVNTTGMLAFDNFGLLFNTFAIGCTAVYFLLNGRDMEKVGLHVAEYYALIFFVLAGIFISSSFSSLLLLFLGIEIISIPLYILTGTDKRNLKSNEASLKYFLMGSFSTGIMLMGICLIYGAKGTFNIEQIALGTTALTPMIGAGLLLLMFSMAFKVSAAPFHFWTPDVYDGAPTVFTSFMATIVKAGLFIAFIRLFESAFETMHPQWQTLIAIITAATLIIGNLTAVFQQSVKRMLAYSSIAQAGFMLFALVAMNGIGREGLLYYTLAYSVPTIGIFAILVRMKDYTFEGFNGLAKHQPVLAAVTTIFLLSLAGIPATAGFMGKFYMLSAAIQNGHVMWLVIVGILCAAISVYYYFRVIQAMYFKDGEPRELETSGFHKGLLVLMAAFVVFIGIFPQWVIQMLYDFIF from the coding sequence ATGAATGCAATTGTAATATCGGCTATCTGGGGAGTGGTAATGATGTTTAGTGGTGCGTTCAGCAAGAGCAACGCAACGGCCCGCAATTTGTCTGTAATCGGCATCTTGTTGCTGTTTGCTGTGAACCTGCTGGAGCTCTACGGCACCAGGCTGTTTGATGTGAATACCACCGGCATGCTGGCCTTCGACAATTTCGGATTGTTGTTCAACACTTTTGCCATTGGATGTACAGCCGTGTACTTCCTGCTCAATGGCCGCGACATGGAAAAAGTGGGACTGCATGTTGCCGAATACTATGCACTGATCTTCTTCGTTCTCGCAGGTATCTTCATCTCTTCCAGCTTCAGCTCACTGCTGCTGCTCTTCCTCGGTATCGAGATCATCTCCATTCCTCTGTACATTCTAACAGGAACGGACAAACGAAACCTGAAGAGTAACGAAGCCAGTTTGAAATATTTCCTCATGGGTTCTTTCTCCACCGGTATCATGCTGATGGGTATCTGTCTCATCTACGGTGCAAAAGGAACTTTCAATATCGAACAGATCGCCCTGGGCACCACTGCACTCACACCCATGATCGGTGCGGGATTGCTGCTGCTGATGTTCTCCATGGCATTCAAGGTATCTGCTGCTCCCTTCCATTTCTGGACGCCGGACGTGTACGACGGAGCGCCTACCGTGTTCACTTCTTTCATGGCAACTATCGTGAAAGCAGGTCTGTTCATCGCTTTCATCAGGTTGTTCGAAAGTGCATTCGAAACCATGCATCCTCAATGGCAAACGCTGATTGCCATCATCACTGCAGCCACGCTCATCATCGGTAACCTTACTGCTGTATTCCAGCAGAGCGTGAAAAGGATGCTGGCATACTCCAGTATCGCGCAGGCGGGCTTTATGCTCTTTGCACTCGTTGCCATGAACGGCATCGGAAGAGAAGGATTGCTTTACTACACTTTAGCATACAGCGTACCTACCATCGGCATCTTCGCCATCCTGGTACGCATGAAGGATTACACATTCGAAGGCTTCAACGGACTGGCCAAACACCAGCCGGTACTGGCCGCTGTAACAACCATCTTCCTGCTCTCCCTGGCTGGTATTCCCGCCACTGCAGGTTTCATGGGTAAGTTCTATATGCTTTCTGCAGCCATTCAGAATGGTCATGTTATGTGGCTGGTAATAGTTGGTATCCTTTGCGCTGCCATTAGCGTGTACTACTATTTCCGCGTGATCCAGGCCATGTACTTCAAGGATGGAGAGCCCCGGGAACTGGAGACTTCCGGTTTCCACAAGGGATTGCTGGTGCTGATGGCCGCTTTCGTGGTGTTCATCGGTATCTTCCCCCAATGGGTGATCCAAATGTTGTATGATTTCATTTTCTAA
- a CDS encoding complex I subunit 4 family protein, with protein sequence MIPVLLIVIPLLSGLATFLIKQEKGAKTWSLFSSLITLVISVLGITVVKDQSALSANLEWLPMLGSSFAVTLDGMGQILCLLTAVAFPMIFGATWNATYKNAKNFYALMLLSQAGLMGVFLAYDALLFYFFWELALIPAYFLCSQWGGEKRIAVTMKFFIYTFVGSLFMLIGIIYVYFHTPGQSFALEDFYKAALSPKEQDWLFWLFFIAFAVKMPIFPLHTWQPDTYEQSPTATTMVLSGVMVKMGLLGVIRWLAPVLPMATWQQGDTVGLLCVIGMIYASILAMQQDDLKRLIAYSSIAHVGLMCLAIFVTSEKGMQGVMIQMFNHGINVIGLWIVVELIERQFKTRKISELGGLAQKAPALAILLVVVALANVALPLTNAFIGEFLLFTGVFTSSVSKMGPVFTAVAALSIILSAVYTLNMIQRVFYGNTNQLTANARDIRPNEKLVLGILVVAILVIGVYPKPFLELTQGTVDAIMSKMIIKHPI encoded by the coding sequence ATGATACCTGTTTTACTGATCGTAATTCCGTTACTGAGTGGATTGGCTACTTTTCTTATCAAACAGGAAAAGGGAGCGAAGACATGGTCTCTGTTCTCTTCACTGATCACCCTGGTCATCTCCGTACTGGGGATCACTGTGGTGAAAGATCAGTCGGCTTTGTCTGCCAACCTGGAATGGCTGCCCATGCTCGGTAGCAGCTTTGCAGTAACACTCGATGGAATGGGTCAGATCCTCTGCCTGCTTACGGCAGTGGCCTTCCCGATGATCTTTGGCGCTACCTGGAACGCTACCTATAAGAATGCGAAAAATTTCTATGCCCTCATGCTGCTGTCTCAAGCCGGTCTGATGGGTGTGTTCCTCGCATACGATGCATTACTGTTCTACTTCTTCTGGGAACTGGCGCTGATCCCTGCATACTTCCTCTGTTCACAGTGGGGTGGCGAAAAAAGGATCGCGGTAACCATGAAGTTCTTCATCTATACTTTCGTGGGCTCCCTGTTCATGCTGATCGGAATTATCTATGTATACTTCCATACGCCCGGACAAAGCTTTGCACTGGAAGATTTCTATAAAGCGGCCCTGTCACCCAAAGAACAGGACTGGCTCTTCTGGCTCTTCTTCATCGCATTTGCTGTGAAGATGCCGATCTTCCCGCTCCATACCTGGCAGCCCGATACCTACGAACAATCACCCACTGCCACAACAATGGTGCTGAGTGGTGTGATGGTGAAGATGGGCCTTCTCGGTGTGATCCGCTGGCTCGCTCCTGTACTGCCGATGGCTACCTGGCAACAGGGTGATACAGTTGGACTGCTCTGCGTGATCGGTATGATCTACGCCAGTATTCTCGCCATGCAACAGGATGATCTGAAACGATTGATCGCTTATTCATCCATCGCACACGTTGGACTGATGTGCCTGGCCATTTTCGTTACATCAGAAAAAGGAATGCAGGGTGTGATGATCCAGATGTTCAATCACGGTATCAACGTGATCGGATTATGGATTGTAGTGGAGCTGATCGAGCGTCAGTTCAAAACACGCAAGATCTCTGAGTTGGGTGGACTGGCGCAGAAAGCGCCTGCACTGGCGATCCTGCTGGTAGTGGTGGCACTGGCCAATGTGGCGCTGCCACTGACCAATGCGTTCATCGGTGAGTTCCTGTTGTTCACCGGTGTATTCACATCTTCCGTTTCCAAAATGGGTCCGGTATTCACAGCGGTTGCTGCGTTGAGCATCATCCTTTCTGCTGTGTATACACTGAATATGATACAAAGGGTGTTTTATGGCAACACCAATCAGCTTACTGCCAATGCAAGGGATATCCGTCCAAACGAAAAACTGGTGCTGGGAATCCTGGTAGTTGCAATCCTGGTAATTGGCGTATATCCCAAACCGTTCCTGGAGCTGACGCAGGGCACTGTTGATGCCATCATGTCCAAAATGATAATTAAACATCCAATTTAA
- the nuoL gene encoding NADH-quinone oxidoreductase subunit L: MKNILQLVWLVPVLPLIGFLINGLFRKQLSKSLVNLVGCGTVLASFVISILIFIDVKNGNTGVIHYFDFIRVKDFSIPFAFQADQLSALWLLVVTGVGFLIHLYSTAYMHEEEGQHYARYFAYLNLFVFSMLLLILGANYVIMFIGWEGVGLCSYLLIGYWFKNIEYGNAAKKAFIMNRIGDFGFLLAIMWMILKLGTINYTTTDHKGVLDVIADLYAKGAITNFDITGITLLLFLGATGKSAQIPLYTWLPDAMAGPTPVSALIHAATMVTAGIYMIARSNILYTLAPVTQTVVAVIGLATALLAASIALKQNDIKKVLAYSTVSQLGYMFLALGVGAYTGAVFHVMTHAFFKALLFLGAGSVIHAMHHEQDIRIMGGLKKKLPITHFTFLIGCIAIAGIPPFAGFFSKDEILAAAFATNKIYWVLGFICAGMTAFYMFRLYATTFLGSFRGTEDQKHHLHESPWSMTLPLIILAILSIVGGWIGIPAVLMENAHSLEHFLSPIFAESTKHAHAHHLDHSTEYILMGASVLLAAVLIIYAIYRFSRKPDLKEATGFGQVLANKWYVDEAYNGVFVRPLNWLGKFMNKWVEKGLIDAIVNGVGRSVQYLSRQVRLVQSGQVGSYVLLMVLSILVFFVIQFFLKK; encoded by the coding sequence ATGAAGAACATTTTACAATTAGTCTGGTTGGTGCCTGTACTTCCGCTGATCGGTTTTCTGATCAACGGTCTATTCCGCAAGCAGCTTTCCAAATCACTGGTGAACCTCGTTGGCTGTGGTACAGTGCTGGCGTCCTTTGTGATCAGCATCCTGATCTTCATAGATGTGAAGAACGGTAATACGGGTGTTATCCATTACTTCGATTTTATCAGGGTGAAGGATTTCTCCATCCCATTCGCTTTCCAGGCAGATCAGCTCTCTGCACTCTGGCTCCTGGTAGTAACCGGCGTGGGCTTCCTCATCCATTTATATTCCACGGCTTACATGCATGAAGAGGAAGGACAGCACTATGCGCGTTACTTCGCATATCTCAATCTCTTCGTGTTCTCCATGCTGCTGCTGATCCTCGGCGCCAACTATGTGATCATGTTCATCGGCTGGGAAGGTGTGGGCCTCTGCTCTTATCTTCTCATCGGTTACTGGTTCAAGAATATCGAGTACGGCAATGCAGCAAAGAAAGCCTTTATCATGAACCGTATCGGTGACTTCGGTTTCCTGCTCGCCATCATGTGGATGATCCTGAAACTCGGCACCATCAATTATACTACTACTGATCATAAAGGTGTGCTGGATGTTATCGCTGATCTGTATGCGAAAGGCGCCATCACCAATTTCGATATCACAGGTATTACATTGCTGCTCTTCCTGGGTGCTACCGGTAAGAGTGCACAGATCCCTCTCTACACCTGGTTGCCCGATGCGATGGCTGGTCCCACACCCGTGTCTGCACTGATCCACGCCGCAACGATGGTAACTGCCGGTATCTACATGATCGCGCGCAGCAATATCCTGTACACGCTCGCTCCTGTAACACAAACAGTAGTGGCGGTGATCGGACTGGCTACGGCCTTACTCGCTGCTTCTATCGCCCTCAAACAAAACGATATCAAAAAGGTACTGGCTTATTCTACGGTTAGCCAGCTGGGTTATATGTTCCTCGCCCTGGGCGTTGGCGCTTATACAGGCGCGGTATTCCACGTAATGACACACGCTTTCTTCAAAGCGTTGTTGTTCCTTGGCGCCGGCTCCGTGATCCATGCCATGCACCATGAGCAGGACATCCGTATTATGGGTGGATTGAAAAAGAAATTACCCATCACACATTTTACTTTCCTGATAGGCTGTATCGCTATCGCAGGTATCCCTCCCTTTGCAGGCTTCTTCTCCAAAGACGAGATCCTGGCAGCAGCTTTCGCTACCAATAAAATTTACTGGGTACTCGGGTTCATCTGTGCTGGTATGACGGCATTCTATATGTTCCGTTTGTATGCCACTACCTTCCTCGGTTCATTCCGCGGAACGGAAGACCAGAAGCATCACCTGCATGAGAGCCCCTGGTCCATGACGCTGCCTCTGATCATACTGGCCATCCTCAGCATCGTGGGCGGTTGGATCGGCATCCCCGCAGTACTGATGGAGAACGCTCATTCATTGGAGCATTTCCTCAGCCCCATTTTTGCCGAAAGCACCAAACATGCACATGCGCATCATCTGGATCATAGCACTGAATACATATTGATGGGTGCTTCCGTGTTGCTGGCTGCAGTGTTGATCATCTATGCGATCTACAGGTTCAGCAGAAAACCGGATTTGAAAGAAGCTACCGGTTTCGGTCAGGTGCTTGCCAACAAATGGTATGTTGACGAAGCGTACAATGGTGTATTCGTTCGTCCGCTCAACTGGCTCGGCAAGTTCATGAACAAGTGGGTGGAGAAGGGATTGATCGATGCCATTGTGAATGGAGTAGGTCGTTCCGTACAATACCTCAGCCGCCAGGTGCGTCTGGTGCAGAGTGGACAGGTGGGCAGCTACGTTTTATTAATGGTGTTAAGCATACTGGTATTCTTTGTGATCCAGTTTTTCCTGAAGAAATAA
- the nuoK gene encoding NADH-quinone oxidoreductase subunit NuoK: protein MKIEYYIVLSLALFCIGIAGVLTRRNAIIIFMCIELMLNAVNLLLVAFSKMHHLAGAAANPMAGIDGQLFVFFIMVVAAAEVSVGLAIIVMMYRNVHSVDVNFLNRLKH, encoded by the coding sequence ATGAAGATCGAATATTACATCGTATTGTCACTCGCGCTATTCTGCATCGGTATTGCCGGTGTGCTTACACGCCGCAATGCCATTATCATCTTTATGTGCATTGAGCTGATGCTGAACGCAGTGAACCTTTTGCTGGTGGCATTCTCAAAAATGCACCACCTCGCAGGCGCAGCCGCCAATCCCATGGCAGGGATAGATGGACAACTCTTCGTGTTCTTCATCATGGTAGTAGCTGCTGCAGAAGTGAGCGTGGGCCTGGCGATCATTGTGATGATGTACCGGAATGTGCATTCAGTTGATGTTAATTTTTTGAACAGGTTGAAACATTGA
- a CDS encoding NADH-quinone oxidoreductase subunit J family protein has protein sequence MSVTVFLFYFLSVLALGSAIMVVISRNPVYSVLWLISTFFAISGHYILMNAQFIGIVNLIVYAGAIMVLFLFVIMLMNLNAESEPKKNKWLKLAGVVSGGCLLLVMVAALKSAEVKGEMVQINEGNIGLIENLGKALFTDFVVPFEISSILFLSAMVGAVVIGKKGD, from the coding sequence ATGAGCGTAACAGTTTTTTTATTTTATTTTCTCAGTGTACTGGCACTCGGTAGTGCAATTATGGTGGTTATCAGTCGCAATCCTGTTTACAGTGTATTGTGGTTGATCTCAACATTCTTTGCTATTTCCGGGCACTATATCCTGATGAATGCGCAGTTCATCGGTATCGTTAACCTGATCGTGTATGCAGGCGCCATCATGGTGCTCTTCCTCTTTGTGATCATGTTGATGAACCTGAATGCGGAATCGGAACCCAAGAAGAACAAATGGCTGAAACTGGCCGGCGTTGTTTCCGGCGGATGCCTGTTACTGGTAATGGTGGCAGCGCTGAAATCAGCAGAGGTGAAAGGCGAGATGGTACAGATCAATGAAGGGAATATCGGCCTCATCGAAAACCTCGGAAAAGCATTGTTCACAGATTTTGTTGTGCCTTTTGAGATCAGCTCCATACTCTTCCTCAGTGCAATGGTTGGTGCAGTAGTGATAGGAAAGAAGGGCGACTAA
- the nuoI gene encoding NADH-quinone oxidoreductase subunit NuoI has translation MQSLTSRAKQVDRRPMTFLERIYVWEIFKGMMITLKHFFKKKATISYPEQKREFSPVFRGLHVLNRDEEGRERCTACGLCAVACPAEAITMEAAERLPGEENLYREEKYAAKYEINMLRCIFCGLCEEACPKDAIYLSETFAPSNYQRKGLIYGKPDLLIPDPVTKPEEYKKALGNRANQKEKEN, from the coding sequence ATGCAATCATTAACGAGCAGAGCGAAACAGGTGGACAGAAGGCCCATGACCTTTCTGGAAAGGATCTACGTATGGGAGATCTTCAAGGGCATGATGATCACGCTGAAGCACTTCTTCAAGAAGAAAGCAACCATCAGCTATCCTGAACAGAAGCGTGAGTTCAGCCCGGTGTTTCGTGGTCTGCATGTATTGAACCGCGATGAAGAAGGCCGTGAACGCTGCACTGCCTGCGGTCTCTGCGCTGTTGCCTGCCCGGCAGAAGCCATCACCATGGAAGCCGCCGAGCGCCTGCCAGGTGAAGAGAACCTGTATCGTGAAGAGAAATACGCAGCCAAGTACGAGATCAACATGCTGCGTTGCATTTTCTGCGGCCTCTGCGAGGAAGCATGCCCGAAAGATGCCATCTATCTCAGCGAAACCTTTGCTCCCAGCAATTACCAGCGCAAGGGCCTGATCTATGGCAAACCGGATCTGCTGATACCCGATCCCGTTACCAAACCGGAGGAATACAAGAAAGCGCTGGGTAACCGTGCCAATCAAAAAGAAAAGGAGAACTAA
- the nuoH gene encoding NADH-quinone oxidoreductase subunit NuoH has product MQITLLAFDWFFLIEKLVLIIGIISVSLVIAMYETWAERKVAAFIQDRIGPNRAGPLGLFQPLADGMKLFMKEEIIPNTSNRMLFILGPCLAMLTAMMTSAVIPWGGTLDFFGRAVPLQITDINIGILYVFGVVSMGVYGIMIGGWASNNKFSLLAALRGASQVISYELPMGLSLIALLLVTGSLKMSAIVGQQIDSVYNVFWQPLGFFIFLVCAFAECNRTPFDLPEAENELNFGYHQEYSSMKLGFYLFAEYINMFISSVIMATLFFGGYDIPFVSDAKLAESIGQNWTVLLQGLCLFAKTAGFIFLFMWVRWTIPRFRYDQLMHLCWKRLIPLALANMIITAAVVLYFKK; this is encoded by the coding sequence ATGCAGATTACATTGTTAGCATTCGATTGGTTTTTCCTCATTGAAAAGTTGGTGTTGATCATCGGCATTATATCCGTATCACTTGTTATCGCCATGTACGAAACATGGGCTGAACGTAAAGTGGCGGCGTTCATCCAGGACCGTATCGGTCCTAACAGAGCGGGTCCACTCGGTCTGTTCCAGCCTCTCGCTGATGGTATGAAGCTGTTCATGAAAGAAGAGATCATCCCCAATACTTCCAACAGGATGCTCTTCATTCTCGGTCCCTGTCTCGCCATGCTCACTGCTATGATGACCTCCGCAGTGATCCCCTGGGGCGGTACCCTCGATTTCTTTGGAAGAGCTGTTCCCCTTCAGATCACAGATATCAATATCGGCATCCTCTACGTGTTCGGTGTGGTGAGTATGGGCGTGTATGGTATCATGATCGGAGGTTGGGCATCCAACAATAAATTCTCTCTCCTCGCTGCCCTGCGCGGAGCATCACAGGTGATCAGCTATGAGCTGCCTATGGGGCTCTCCCTGATCGCACTGCTGTTGGTAACTGGTTCTCTCAAAATGAGTGCGATCGTTGGTCAGCAGATAGACAGTGTATATAACGTCTTCTGGCAACCGCTGGGATTCTTTATCTTCCTGGTTTGTGCATTTGCCGAATGTAACCGTACACCATTCGATCTTCCCGAAGCAGAGAATGAATTGAACTTCGGTTACCATCAGGAGTATTCTTCCATGAAACTCGGATTCTATCTCTTTGCAGAATACATCAATATGTTCATCAGCAGTGTGATCATGGCCACACTCTTCTTCGGTGGTTATGACATTCCGTTTGTGAGCGATGCAAAACTTGCAGAGAGTATCGGGCAAAACTGGACCGTACTACTACAGGGATTGTGCCTGTTTGCGAAAACAGCCGGCTTCATCTTCCTGTTCATGTGGGTGCGCTGGACCATCCCGAGGTTCCGTTATGACCAGCTCATGCACCTGTGCTGGAAAAGATTGATACCTTTGGCGCTTGCGAACATGATCATTACCGCCGCCGTGGTATTGTATTTCAAAAAATAG
- a CDS encoding 2Fe-2S iron-sulfur cluster-binding protein has translation MAEEKKLFKVTIDNITIEVEPGTSILNAARMIGGDVAPPAMCYYSKLKGSGGKCRTCLVEVAAGSTADPRPMPKLVASCRTNVMDGMVVKNITSERVIDARNGVVEFLLINHPLDCPICDQAGECHLQDLSYDHGKEGTRYEFNRRTFKKHDLGPYIQLHMTRCILCYRCVFTADQLTNKRVHGILDRGDHAEIATYIEKSLDNDFIGNVIDVCPVGALTDKTFRFKNRVWFLKPVDAHCECTKCKGKVTLWYRGEEVFRVTARKDQWGEVEDWICNECRFEKKKTSDWIIEGPTAVSRQSVISQGHYQHLEMPKETMPEVMGGRQPRLLMDIHSVSEVNRPDVDLSALPGPAHSTDFPKQS, from the coding sequence ATGGCCGAGGAAAAGAAATTATTTAAGGTTACGATAGATAATATCACCATTGAAGTGGAGCCGGGCACCAGCATCCTGAATGCTGCGCGCATGATCGGAGGTGATGTTGCTCCACCTGCCATGTGCTATTATTCCAAACTCAAGGGCAGTGGTGGTAAATGCCGTACCTGCCTGGTGGAAGTAGCAGCAGGTTCTACTGCAGATCCACGCCCCATGCCCAAACTGGTGGCCAGTTGCCGTACCAATGTAATGGATGGAATGGTGGTAAAGAATATCACCAGCGAACGCGTGATCGACGCCCGCAACGGCGTAGTGGAATTCCTGCTGATCAATCACCCGCTGGATTGCCCTATCTGCGATCAGGCCGGTGAATGTCACCTGCAGGATCTCAGCTATGATCATGGTAAAGAAGGTACACGTTACGAATTCAACCGCCGTACTTTCAAGAAACATGATCTCGGCCCTTATATCCAGCTGCACATGACGCGCTGCATCCTCTGCTACCGCTGCGTGTTCACGGCAGATCAACTCACCAACAAGCGCGTGCACGGTATTCTCGACAGGGGAGACCATGCAGAGATCGCTACCTATATCGAGAAATCACTGGACAACGACTTCATCGGTAACGTGATCGATGTTTGCCCCGTTGGCGCCCTCACCGATAAAACATTCCGCTTCAAGAACCGCGTATGGTTCCTGAAACCGGTTGATGCGCATTGCGAATGCACAAAGTGTAAAGGAAAAGTAACCCTCTGGTACCGCGGCGAAGAAGTATTCCGCGTTACTGCACGTAAAGACCAGTGGGGTGAAGTGGAAGACTGGATCTGTAACGAATGCCGTTTCGAGAAAAAGAAAACCTCCGACTGGATCATTGAAGGACCAACAGCTGTGAGCCGTCAGAGCGTGATCTCACAGGGACATTATCAACACCTGGAGATGCCAAAAGAAACCATGCCGGAAGTAATGGGTGGCCGTCAGCCAAGATTGCTGATGGACATTCACTCTGTGAGCGAAGTGAACAGACCCGATGTAGACCTGAGTGCATTGCCCGGGCCTGCACATAGCACAGATTTTCCCAAGCAATCATAA